A region from the Bradyrhizobium erythrophlei genome encodes:
- a CDS encoding SDR family NAD(P)-dependent oxidoreductase — protein MKDFAGKIAVITGGGTGMGRELARQLVAEGCNVAMCDVSADAMAETKSLCEVEKLPQGLRVTTHVADVSIEDQLRRFRDEIMEQQATDRIHLLFNNAGIGGSGSLFTNSREQWERTFNICWGGVYLGVRTFLPLLMKADEAHIVNTSSVNGFWASVGMGVSHTAYSAAKFAVKGFTEALINDLRLNAPHIKCSVVMPGHIGTSIVSNSRKIQSGTESERLSDNEIALARQRLNGTGIDTAPMSDEDIQNIALDRARSFRDEAPTSAAAAVKIILDGVKAERWRILVGADAERLDQRVRQTPEQAYTPEFYQSFAAEVGWKLG, from the coding sequence ATGAAGGATTTTGCCGGAAAGATTGCGGTCATCACCGGGGGCGGCACAGGCATGGGCCGCGAACTGGCGCGCCAACTGGTCGCCGAAGGCTGCAATGTCGCGATGTGCGACGTTTCCGCCGACGCGATGGCCGAGACAAAAAGCCTCTGCGAGGTCGAAAAGCTGCCGCAGGGCCTGCGCGTCACCACCCATGTCGCCGATGTTTCGATCGAGGACCAGCTCAGGCGTTTCCGCGACGAGATCATGGAGCAGCAGGCCACCGACAGGATCCATCTGTTGTTCAACAATGCCGGCATCGGCGGCAGCGGCAGCCTGTTCACCAACTCGCGGGAGCAGTGGGAAAGAACCTTCAATATCTGCTGGGGCGGGGTTTATCTGGGCGTCCGCACCTTCCTGCCGCTGCTGATGAAGGCCGACGAGGCGCACATCGTCAACACCTCGAGCGTCAACGGATTCTGGGCCTCGGTCGGCATGGGCGTGTCGCATACCGCCTACAGCGCCGCCAAATTCGCGGTGAAGGGATTTACCGAAGCGCTGATCAACGATCTCAGGCTCAACGCGCCGCACATCAAATGCTCGGTGGTAATGCCCGGCCATATCGGCACCTCCATCGTTTCCAATTCCCGCAAGATCCAGAGCGGCACCGAATCCGAGCGGCTGAGCGACAATGAAATCGCTTTGGCGCGCCAGCGCCTCAACGGCACGGGCATCGACACGGCGCCGATGTCGGATGAAGACATCCAGAACATCGCGCTCGATCGCGCCCGAAGTTTCCGCGACGAGGCGCCGACGTCGGCCGCCGCGGCGGTCAAGATCATCCTCGACGGCGTCAAGGCCGAGCGCTGGCGCATCCTGGTCGGCGCCGACGCCGAACGTCTCGACCAACGCGTGCGGCAGACGCCGGAACAGGCCTACACGCCGGAATTCTATCAGAGTTTTGCTGCCGAAGTCGGCTGGAAGCTCGGCTGA